One stretch of Thermodesulfobacteriota bacterium DNA includes these proteins:
- a CDS encoding arginine decarboxylase, pyruvoyl-dependent translates to MLIPQTAFITKGVGRHKEKLTSFEMALRNAKIAEFNLVKVSSIFPPDCKLVQRAKGLKNLFPGQILHVVMSENATNEPNRLVAASAGVAIPKDSNRHGYISEHHSFGENDAVAGEYAEDLAAFMLATTLGVPFDSDKSYDEQKDIWKISDHIVKTINVTQTAVGDKNGLWTTVVAAVVFATYR, encoded by the coding sequence TTGCTAATACCACAGACAGCATTTATTACTAAAGGTGTTGGAAGACATAAAGAGAAGCTAACTAGTTTTGAGATGGCACTTAGAAATGCCAAGATAGCAGAATTTAATCTAGTGAAGGTTTCAAGCATTTTCCCACCTGACTGTAAGCTCGTACAAAGGGCTAAGGGACTTAAGAATCTATTTCCTGGACAAATACTTCATGTTGTTATGAGCGAGAACGCAACAAATGAACCAAACCGCCTAGTAGCGGCTTCTGCTGGAGTCGCAATACCTAAAGACTCCAATAGACACGGTTACATTTCAGAGCACCATAGTTTTGGAGAAAATGATGCGGTAGCTGGCGAGTATGCAGAAGACTTGGCTGCATTTATGCTGGCCACAACTTTGGGTGTTCCATTTGATTCGGATAAAAGCTACGACGAACAAAAAGACATATGGAAAATCAGCGATCATATAGTTAAGACTATTAACGTAACCCAAACAGCGGTTGGAGATAAAAACGGGCTTTGGACCACAGTGGTTGCGGCTGTCGTATTTGCTACTTACAGATAG